The proteins below are encoded in one region of Aquisphaera giovannonii:
- a CDS encoding transposase, whose translation MIAGTRGPSLTRSLLRAVTLALGAGTLWGFLSAWVGTKAMDARSGGRASTYEVLAVGTDGTPLVQSYSTDDRGVTEVTFHEPGGRVRDVPGRSGLVGAISLPGEPAERGAAGMPGAWWARIRPFVDDTKPDHVWYFVHDGRADGSGEFVGYDRPSNREIGRLGLAGFREGPVSPAERIPVRGEVALNFNSWSSAPFSVRTTGPWSIHPGTRDIPPHLAFVPSGNDLRVADLAARTMASPFKAPEPIVSVGVPTVWSYYGFGKEPPATPPVLVRTGSAVYRLDRDFKVTGTFTIPAGIEPRSQISWYELEDGRALVECVHGPDLGVGLPVDGRPVTIYRVAADGTVAGSSEITLRNGASLPRTGRAELALGALTIPSPAVLLGIGAFLVATFEPRRSLGPALSTLLSTGWPVIAAIPAVAALLAAGAWWWARRFGLSPRERAAWALLVLLLGVPGLVGFLLHRRWPSRVSCPACGERTACDHDSCTRCGAAFPAPALNGTEIFA comes from the coding sequence ATGATCGCGGGAACGAGAGGACCATCGCTCACGCGTTCCCTCCTGCGGGCGGTGACGCTCGCGCTCGGGGCGGGCACGCTCTGGGGCTTCCTGTCGGCGTGGGTGGGCACGAAGGCGATGGATGCGAGGTCCGGCGGCCGCGCCTCCACGTACGAGGTGTTGGCGGTCGGGACAGACGGCACGCCGCTCGTCCAGTCGTACTCGACGGACGACCGGGGCGTGACGGAGGTGACATTCCACGAGCCCGGCGGCCGGGTGCGCGACGTCCCGGGCCGAAGTGGCCTGGTCGGGGCGATCTCCCTGCCCGGCGAGCCCGCGGAGCGCGGAGCGGCCGGGATGCCGGGCGCGTGGTGGGCCCGGATCCGGCCTTTCGTGGACGACACGAAGCCGGATCACGTCTGGTACTTCGTGCACGACGGCCGGGCGGACGGGTCGGGCGAGTTCGTCGGCTACGACCGCCCGAGCAATCGCGAGATCGGCCGCCTCGGCCTCGCCGGCTTCCGCGAGGGGCCGGTGTCGCCGGCCGAGCGGATCCCCGTCCGCGGCGAGGTGGCCCTCAACTTCAACTCATGGAGCTCGGCGCCGTTCTCGGTCCGCACGACGGGCCCCTGGTCGATTCACCCGGGCACGAGGGACATCCCGCCGCACCTGGCGTTCGTACCCTCGGGGAACGACCTTCGGGTTGCCGATCTCGCCGCTCGCACGATGGCCTCCCCCTTCAAGGCGCCCGAGCCGATCGTCTCCGTGGGCGTCCCGACCGTCTGGTCCTACTACGGATTCGGGAAGGAGCCGCCTGCGACGCCTCCGGTGCTCGTCCGCACGGGCTCGGCCGTCTACAGGCTCGACCGCGACTTCAAGGTGACCGGGACCTTCACCATCCCGGCGGGGATCGAGCCGCGGTCGCAGATAAGCTGGTACGAGCTCGAGGACGGCCGGGCGCTCGTCGAGTGTGTCCACGGGCCGGACCTCGGCGTCGGCCTCCCGGTGGACGGTCGTCCCGTCACCATCTACCGCGTGGCGGCCGACGGCACCGTCGCCGGCAGTTCGGAGATCACGCTCCGCAACGGGGCGAGCCTTCCGCGGACCGGGCGGGCGGAACTTGCTCTCGGCGCGTTGACGATCCCGTCCCCCGCCGTGCTACTGGGCATCGGGGCGTTCCTGGTGGCGACCTTCGAGCCGCGGCGGAGTCTTGGGCCGGCCCTGTCCACGCTGCTCTCGACGGGTTGGCCCGTGATCGCGGCGATCCCCGCGGTCGCGGCGCTGCTGGCCGCGGGCGCCTGGTGGTGGGCACGGAGGTTCGGGCTCTCGCCACGCGAGCGGGCCGCCTGGGCGCTCCTCGTGCTGCTCCTGGGTGTCCCCGGCCTCGTCGGCTTCCTGCTCCACCGACGCTGGCCGTCCCGAGTCTCGTGCCCGGCCTGCGGCGAGCGGACGGCCTGCGACCACGACTCCTGCACGCGATGCGGCGCGGCCTTCCCGGCCCCGGCCCTGAATGGGACCGAGATCTTCGCCTGA
- a CDS encoding ABC transporter permease subunit, whose amino-acid sequence MVLALVRKELRETWAFAALAMILYLAHVTKLMGTGGRIFSDLLTYVPGMNVTPVDIPFVQGSFAPPVIFIGVVLAVALGFRQSAWEPSQGTSLYLLQLPMSRRGVFLTKLLTGAALVMACALVPILIYAAWAATPGTHAGPFAWSMTVPVFRAWLTLPLVYLAAFASGIRPSRWFGSRLLPLSAVALPAILAAVVPYWWLVGLPLLVITAAVLVSDILGEAASRDY is encoded by the coding sequence ATGGTCCTGGCCCTGGTACGCAAGGAACTGCGGGAGACGTGGGCGTTCGCCGCGCTCGCGATGATCCTCTACCTGGCCCACGTCACCAAGTTGATGGGGACGGGCGGCCGGATCTTCAGCGACCTCTTGACCTATGTGCCGGGTATGAATGTGACGCCCGTCGACATCCCGTTCGTCCAGGGCAGCTTCGCGCCCCCCGTGATCTTCATCGGGGTCGTGCTCGCGGTCGCGCTGGGCTTCCGACAGTCGGCCTGGGAGCCCAGCCAGGGCACCTCGCTGTACCTGCTCCAACTGCCGATGAGCCGGCGGGGGGTGTTCCTGACGAAGCTCCTCACGGGGGCCGCGCTGGTGATGGCCTGCGCGCTCGTGCCGATCCTCATCTACGCGGCGTGGGCGGCGACGCCGGGGACGCACGCGGGGCCCTTCGCCTGGTCGATGACCGTCCCCGTCTTCCGCGCCTGGCTGACCCTGCCGCTGGTGTACCTCGCCGCGTTCGCCAGCGGGATCCGGCCGTCTCGCTGGTTCGGTTCGCGGCTGCTGCCGCTGTCGGCGGTCGCTCTCCCGGCCATCCTTGCCGCCGTCGTCCCCTACTGGTGGCTGGTCGGTCTCCCGCTGCTCGTGATCACGGCGGCCGTGCTCGTGAGCGACATCCTCGGGGAGGCCGCGAGCCGGGACTACTGA
- a CDS encoding methyltransferase produces the protein MSALRREEPLALDRPDLTKRVREVLSRVGYDEKHIYDRLGVDDQGKLSFGPLDRPRLLWRTKDAEPLDVLMRLFLIEVPVAAEDFRRAVAPMDPADWSALGLVASDGAEVRPLVSMRASRQLILAHDRSWPEGGKQHDYVLGVTGSTLSLAEITVRKPVGRMLDLGAGSGFQALSAASHAGHAVGTDRNARAVGFARFNALINGLENVEFRAGDLFEPVAGERFDLIVTNPPFVISPEDQYQYRDSGMRGDAICERIVREAPGHLNEGGIFQLIGNWVRERGDGWRDRLAGWVEGSGCDAIVFHNTTHPIDVYASHWLRQGDVGDEETMSDAFGRWMAHYRKIGIEAIDTGLIVLRRRAAGPNWIRFEAEKKKNQPNGPGILAAFAARDWLDRIGGTPDDLLRLRLRSRPELRVVQRLEPGPAGWVVEDARCVIGKDLEFEGRMDQSVFLLLTLCRGEMPLSQVLPQVAARSGRDLEALAPEMLETIHRLIAQGFLLPADEAAPASA, from the coding sequence ATGAGCGCCCTCCGTCGCGAAGAACCGCTCGCTCTCGATCGGCCGGACCTGACGAAGCGGGTCCGCGAGGTCCTCTCTCGCGTCGGCTACGACGAGAAGCACATCTACGACCGGCTCGGCGTGGACGACCAGGGGAAGCTGTCGTTCGGGCCGCTCGACCGGCCGAGGCTGCTCTGGCGGACGAAGGACGCGGAACCGCTCGACGTCCTGATGCGCCTCTTCCTGATCGAGGTGCCCGTCGCGGCGGAGGACTTCCGGCGGGCCGTCGCGCCGATGGATCCCGCGGACTGGTCGGCGCTGGGACTCGTCGCCTCGGACGGGGCGGAGGTCCGGCCGCTGGTGTCGATGCGGGCGTCGCGGCAGCTCATCCTGGCGCACGACCGCTCGTGGCCCGAGGGGGGGAAGCAGCACGACTACGTGCTCGGCGTGACGGGCTCGACCCTCAGCCTCGCCGAGATCACCGTGCGGAAGCCGGTCGGCCGGATGCTCGACCTGGGGGCCGGGAGCGGCTTCCAGGCCCTCTCGGCGGCCTCGCACGCCGGGCACGCGGTCGGCACGGACCGCAACGCCCGCGCGGTGGGGTTCGCCCGCTTCAACGCCCTGATCAACGGGCTCGAGAACGTCGAGTTCCGCGCGGGGGACCTTTTCGAGCCGGTCGCCGGGGAGCGCTTCGACCTGATCGTCACGAACCCGCCGTTCGTCATCTCGCCGGAGGACCAGTACCAGTACCGCGACAGCGGGATGCGGGGCGACGCGATCTGCGAGCGGATCGTCCGCGAGGCGCCCGGCCACCTGAATGAGGGGGGCATCTTCCAGCTCATCGGCAACTGGGTGCGCGAGCGCGGCGACGGTTGGCGCGACCGGCTGGCGGGCTGGGTCGAGGGCTCGGGGTGCGACGCGATCGTCTTCCACAACACCACCCACCCGATCGACGTGTATGCGAGCCACTGGCTGCGCCAGGGGGACGTCGGCGACGAGGAGACGATGTCCGACGCCTTCGGGCGGTGGATGGCGCATTACCGCAAGATCGGCATCGAGGCGATCGACACGGGCCTGATCGTGCTCCGGCGGCGGGCCGCGGGGCCGAACTGGATCCGCTTCGAGGCCGAGAAGAAGAAGAACCAGCCCAACGGCCCGGGGATCCTGGCGGCGTTCGCGGCCCGCGACTGGCTGGACCGGATCGGGGGCACGCCCGATGACCTGCTGAGGCTGCGCCTGCGGTCGCGGCCCGAGCTGAGGGTCGTCCAGAGGCTGGAGCCGGGCCCGGCGGGCTGGGTGGTGGAGGACGCCCGCTGCGTCATCGGCAAGGACCTGGAATTCGAGGGGAGGATGGACCAGTCGGTCTTCCTCCTCCTGACTCTCTGCCGCGGCGAGATGCCCCTGTCCCAGGTCCTCCCGCAGGTCGCCGCGCGGAGCGGCCGGGATCTGGAGGCGCTCGCCCCGGAGATGCTGGAGACGATCCACCGCCTGATCGCCCAGGGGTTCCTCCTGCCCGCCGACGAGGCGGCCCCGGCGTCGGCGTGA
- a CDS encoding YkgJ family cysteine cluster protein, which translates to MAGSTGEGGGETVSAKVAFRIADSDVQAELTVPSGRVPPGAVLPVLHMLEAIVIEAAEARLEGEGRRIACRAGCGACCRQLVPVSEVEARHLAGLVAAMPEPGRSAVRARFDAALARLAESGLIDALRGLDSVPREEREAVGLAYFSLGIPCPFLEDESCSIHEQRPLVCREFLVTSDPVHCSDPAAARVRGVQLPVHLSNLLARLPDPSGRGPSPRVALPLIMEFVETHPDELPRRPGPEWVDAVFRLVSGGGLPAPGGELPGDRAP; encoded by the coding sequence ATGGCCGGGAGCACGGGCGAGGGCGGCGGGGAGACCGTCTCGGCGAAGGTCGCGTTCCGGATCGCGGACAGCGACGTCCAGGCCGAGCTGACCGTGCCGTCGGGCCGCGTGCCGCCGGGCGCGGTGCTGCCGGTGCTGCACATGCTGGAGGCGATCGTCATCGAGGCCGCGGAGGCCCGGCTGGAGGGCGAGGGCCGGCGGATCGCGTGCCGGGCGGGGTGCGGGGCGTGCTGCCGCCAGCTCGTCCCGGTGTCCGAGGTCGAGGCGAGGCACCTGGCGGGCCTCGTCGCGGCGATGCCCGAGCCCGGGCGCTCGGCGGTGCGGGCCCGGTTCGACGCCGCGCTGGCGAGGCTCGCCGAGTCCGGCCTGATCGACGCCCTGCGTGGGCTGGACTCGGTCCCCCGCGAGGAGCGGGAGGCGGTGGGCCTGGCCTACTTCTCGCTGGGGATACCCTGCCCGTTCCTCGAGGACGAGTCGTGCTCGATCCACGAGCAGCGGCCCCTGGTTTGCAGGGAATTCCTCGTCACGTCGGACCCGGTCCATTGCTCCGACCCGGCCGCCGCGCGCGTGCGGGGGGTGCAATTGCCGGTCCACCTGTCGAACCTGCTGGCCAGGCTGCCGGATCCCTCGGGCCGGGGGCCGTCCCCGCGGGTCGCCCTGCCGCTGATCATGGAGTTCGTCGAGACGCACCCCGACGAGCTGCCCCGACGGCCCGGGCCGGAGTGGGTGGACGCCGTCTTCCGGCTCGTCTCCGGGGGGGGCTTACCCGCACCCGGGGGGGAGCTGCCCGGCGACAGGGCCCCGTAG
- a CDS encoding pentapeptide repeat-containing protein: protein MESSEFVRLLAEGRTLFDGIDLAGAVLHSLCLRRLRLRGARLSGLDLRGADLTDADLEGAALTNVNLRGTHLFGAKLGLARLSGVNLNGANLHGARLPRASLAGTQLRAALLVQADLRDADLRKADLQGADLTMADLRGADLRGANFAEATLRGANFQGARVGEGPAPPRPAG from the coding sequence ATGGAATCCTCGGAATTCGTCCGGCTCCTCGCCGAGGGCCGCACCCTCTTCGACGGGATCGACCTCGCCGGAGCGGTGCTGCACTCGCTCTGCCTCCGGCGCCTCCGCCTGCGGGGGGCCCGCCTGTCCGGCCTGGACCTCCGCGGGGCCGACCTGACGGACGCCGACCTCGAGGGGGCCGCGCTCACGAACGTCAACCTGCGCGGGACGCACCTCTTCGGGGCGAAGCTGGGCCTCGCCCGGCTCTCCGGCGTGAACCTCAACGGCGCCAACCTGCACGGCGCGAGGCTCCCGCGGGCCTCGCTCGCGGGCACCCAACTGCGTGCCGCGCTGCTCGTCCAGGCCGACCTCCGCGACGCCGACCTCCGCAAGGCCGACCTGCAAGGGGCCGACCTCACGATGGCCGACCTCCGCGGGGCCGACCTCCGCGGCGCCAACTTCGCCGAGGCCACCCTCCGCGGCGCCAACTTCCAGGGCGCCCGAGTCGGCGAGGGCCCGGCTCCGCCGCGTCCGGCCGGCTGA
- a CDS encoding DUF6398 domain-containing protein → MQLSLQELELFYRLHRSLLFFVDGRLGILDPPPEDPDAFCRRPPEERVKVRDALATHLDLIDAYLAENPEGFAAEELDVVASWKHQVAGTFFVFRYLKQYTVFLDDREPPLAYGVLSLADAFEDLLGPDVPLLAKTVLLPFLGRIVYDGLLSGYNVTFGPGVRGRLKVAYDAAKKFPGIITTLPRGAEPPQLAGPKSSRTKSSSRPRAKQDETTQPGDPSIPAASRAAYEEVVKKIDAFCDEHLDEEFKALCRKAAGLLARKRPSPLTRGRPAGWASGIVRSIGWVNFLGDPSQPHHMKMSDIDRGIGVSEATGSAKSMEVRRLLGLRPFDPEWTVPSKTKDNPLAWLVEVDGLPMDLRRAPREIQEEALRLGLIPPAGRIVGR, encoded by the coding sequence ATGCAGCTGAGTCTCCAGGAGCTCGAACTGTTCTACCGGCTGCACCGATCGCTGCTCTTCTTCGTGGATGGGCGGCTGGGCATCCTCGACCCTCCTCCCGAGGATCCCGACGCGTTCTGCCGCCGGCCCCCCGAGGAGCGCGTCAAGGTCCGCGACGCACTGGCCACGCACCTGGACCTGATCGACGCCTACCTCGCGGAGAATCCCGAGGGATTCGCGGCCGAGGAGCTGGACGTCGTCGCGTCCTGGAAGCACCAGGTGGCCGGCACCTTCTTCGTGTTCCGGTACCTCAAGCAGTACACGGTGTTCCTCGACGATCGGGAGCCCCCGCTCGCCTACGGGGTCCTGTCGCTGGCGGACGCCTTCGAGGACCTGCTCGGCCCCGACGTGCCGCTCCTCGCGAAGACGGTGCTGCTCCCCTTCCTGGGGCGGATCGTCTACGACGGGCTCCTGAGCGGGTACAACGTCACGTTCGGGCCGGGCGTCCGCGGCCGGCTCAAGGTCGCCTACGACGCCGCGAAGAAATTCCCCGGGATCATCACCACCCTGCCCCGCGGCGCCGAGCCGCCGCAACTCGCCGGGCCGAAATCCAGCCGGACGAAGTCCTCCTCGCGTCCGCGGGCGAAGCAGGACGAAACGACGCAGCCCGGCGACCCATCGATCCCGGCCGCGAGCCGCGCGGCCTACGAGGAGGTCGTCAAGAAGATCGATGCCTTCTGCGACGAGCATCTCGACGAGGAATTCAAGGCGCTCTGCCGCAAGGCGGCCGGCCTCCTCGCCCGCAAGCGGCCCTCCCCGCTGACCCGCGGTCGGCCGGCCGGGTGGGCCAGCGGCATCGTCCGTTCGATCGGCTGGGTCAACTTCCTCGGCGACCCCAGCCAGCCCCATCACATGAAGATGTCGGACATCGACAGGGGGATCGGCGTCTCCGAGGCGACCGGGTCGGCGAAGTCGATGGAGGTCCGCAGGCTCCTCGGGCTACGCCCGTTCGACCCGGAGTGGACCGTGCCCAGCAAGACGAAGGACAATCCGCTCGCCTGGCTCGTGGAGGTCGACGGCCTCCCCATGGATCTCCGCCGCGCTCCCCGGGAGATCCAGGAGGAGGCCCTCCGCCTCGGCCTGATCCCACCTGCCGGCCGGATCGTCGGACGATGA
- a CDS encoding DUF1559 domain-containing protein, with amino-acid sequence MRQCGSRGSTLVETLVVAGLVGLLAALMLPAVQAARESARRAVCANNLHQLGIAIHAYDVTWGCFPPASMVNVHSRAGNTVRGSRYSPLTLLLVHLEQVPLYDSLNFAVLTDDVPIFSLAAENITAAGKSVATFVCPSDPASVPDPYGTTNYRCNFGVCGECRSGREDGAFTYRGTRASDFGDGLGFTIAFSEKLVGGYPRGVYRPNRDWILPSDFHGNSRTVEEIRSICSSLSWAASQERVDFHAGRTWMTPSAKFTSFLVSVTPNSPIPDCGHAQTAGGIGVFGARSLHPHGVNVVLADGSVRFIHNEIRQEVWQALGTRAKNEAVDPF; translated from the coding sequence ATGCGTCAATGCGGCTCCCGGGGATCCACGCTGGTTGAAACGCTCGTCGTGGCGGGACTGGTGGGGCTGCTCGCGGCTCTCATGTTGCCGGCCGTGCAGGCCGCGAGGGAATCTGCCCGCAGGGCGGTGTGCGCGAACAACCTTCATCAGCTGGGGATCGCGATCCACGCCTATGATGTCACCTGGGGATGCTTCCCGCCGGCGAGCATGGTCAACGTCCACTCGAGGGCCGGCAACACGGTTCGAGGCTCCCGCTATTCCCCGCTCACGCTCCTCCTCGTACACCTCGAACAGGTCCCGCTCTACGATTCCCTCAACTTCGCGGTGCTCACGGATGACGTCCCGATCTTCAGCCTGGCCGCGGAGAACATCACGGCGGCGGGAAAGAGCGTCGCCACCTTCGTCTGCCCTTCCGATCCGGCCAGCGTCCCGGATCCATACGGGACGACCAACTACCGATGCAACTTCGGGGTCTGCGGCGAGTGCCGTTCCGGCCGCGAGGATGGGGCCTTCACGTACAGGGGGACAAGGGCCAGCGACTTCGGGGATGGCCTCGGCTTCACCATCGCCTTCTCGGAGAAGCTCGTCGGCGGATATCCTCGCGGTGTGTACCGACCGAATCGGGATTGGATCCTCCCCTCGGACTTCCATGGCAACAGCCGCACGGTCGAAGAGATCCGGTCGATCTGCTCGTCTCTCTCCTGGGCCGCCAGCCAGGAGCGGGTCGATTTCCACGCGGGTCGGACGTGGATGACGCCGTCCGCGAAGTTCACCTCGTTCCTGGTGTCCGTCACGCCGAATTCGCCGATCCCGGATTGCGGGCACGCGCAGACGGCGGGCGGGATCGGCGTATTCGGAGCGAGGAGCCTGCACCCCCATGGGGTGAACGTCGTCCTCGCCGACGGGTCGGTGCGATTCATCCATAACGAGATCCGGCAGGAGGTCTGGCAGGCGCTGGGAACACGAGCGAAGAACGAAGCCGTCGATCCATTTTGA
- a CDS encoding DUF1592 domain-containing protein, whose protein sequence is MTTNRHRRTVRLPMILAAALASCVASPAALAGDSGRSGEAIYQQKCLSCHGKQGEGSKEYGQPLEGDRSVGQLAKYIAKTMPEDDPGTCTGEDAEKVAAYIHDAFYSKAAQMRNRPPRIELSRLTVRQYQNTVADVIGSFRPPMDWEGQKGLHGQYFKSHQMWKKDDRIIDRVDPSVEFDFGVNLPGDPKTIGHRFAARWEGAVMAPETGDYEFIVRTEHAARLWVNDPKKPLIDRWVKSGNDMEFRETIRLLGGRVYPIRLEFSKGKQGEKDGKKDPDPPPTKASVALLWRPPQQAASVIPSMYLRPSKTPEVFVLQTAFPPDDRSVGYERGSTISKAWDQATTDAAFEVADYATAHMGDLAGAKEDDKDRAEKARAFCVKFAERAFRRPLSEDQRASIDRAFKAAKGTDAAVKRVVLATLKSPRFLYHEVSGKGDAFDVACRLSYALWDSAPDQVLDEAARKGELKTREQVALQAERMAGNLRAQSKVREFLLQWLRVSPGPDLSKDPKLFPGFTPEVASDLRVSLELFLDDVVWGDGSSFRRLLQSDEVFLNGRLAAFYGAKLPADAPFQKVKLDEKERAGLLTHPYLMAAFAYTATTSPIHRGVLMYRGILGRTLRPPPAAVAPLAPDLHASLTTRERVALQTSPKDCQMCHGAINPLGYTLENFDAVGRFRKDERGKPIDATGTYQSRMGEAASFRGARELSNFLVRSDEAHAAFVRQLFHYLVKQPIRAFSPSEEDSLRDFFVRHDDSIRALMVEIATRAALAPRDPGGKPASVPVAASH, encoded by the coding sequence ATGACGACGAATCGACACCGCCGGACCGTTCGTCTGCCCATGATCTTGGCCGCGGCCCTGGCCTCGTGCGTCGCGTCGCCGGCGGCGCTCGCCGGCGACTCGGGCCGCTCCGGCGAGGCGATCTATCAGCAGAAGTGCCTCTCCTGCCACGGCAAGCAGGGGGAGGGATCCAAGGAGTACGGGCAGCCGCTCGAGGGCGACCGGTCCGTCGGGCAGCTCGCGAAGTATATCGCCAAGACGATGCCCGAGGACGACCCGGGCACCTGCACGGGCGAGGACGCGGAGAAGGTCGCCGCCTACATCCACGATGCCTTCTACTCGAAGGCCGCCCAGATGAGGAACCGGCCGCCGCGGATCGAGCTCTCCCGGCTCACCGTCCGCCAGTACCAGAACACCGTCGCCGACGTCATCGGCAGCTTCCGCCCGCCGATGGACTGGGAGGGGCAGAAGGGCCTGCATGGGCAGTACTTCAAGTCCCACCAGATGTGGAAGAAGGACGACCGGATCATCGACCGCGTGGACCCGTCGGTCGAGTTCGACTTCGGCGTCAACCTGCCCGGCGACCCGAAGACGATCGGCCACCGGTTCGCCGCCCGCTGGGAGGGCGCCGTCATGGCGCCGGAGACGGGCGACTACGAGTTCATCGTCCGGACCGAGCACGCGGCGCGGCTGTGGGTGAACGACCCGAAGAAGCCGCTCATCGACCGCTGGGTGAAGTCCGGCAACGACATGGAGTTCCGCGAGACGATCCGCCTGCTGGGCGGCCGCGTCTACCCGATCCGGCTGGAGTTCTCCAAGGGCAAGCAGGGGGAGAAGGACGGCAAGAAGGACCCCGACCCGCCGCCGACCAAGGCGAGCGTCGCCCTGCTGTGGAGGCCGCCCCAGCAGGCCGCCTCGGTCATCCCCTCCATGTACCTGAGGCCCAGCAAGACCCCCGAGGTGTTCGTCCTCCAGACCGCGTTCCCGCCGGATGACCGGAGCGTCGGCTACGAGCGCGGCTCGACGATCTCCAAGGCCTGGGACCAGGCGACCACCGACGCGGCCTTCGAGGTCGCCGACTACGCGACGGCCCACATGGGCGATCTCGCCGGCGCGAAGGAGGACGACAAGGACCGCGCGGAGAAGGCCAGGGCTTTCTGCGTCAAGTTCGCCGAGCGGGCCTTCCGCCGCCCGCTGTCGGAGGACCAGAGGGCGTCGATCGACCGGGCCTTCAAGGCCGCCAAGGGGACCGACGCGGCGGTGAAGCGGGTCGTGCTGGCCACCCTGAAATCGCCCCGGTTCCTCTACCACGAGGTGTCCGGCAAGGGCGATGCGTTCGACGTCGCCTGCCGGCTGTCCTACGCGCTCTGGGACTCGGCCCCCGACCAGGTCCTGGACGAGGCCGCGCGGAAAGGGGAGCTGAAGACCCGCGAGCAGGTGGCCCTCCAGGCCGAACGGATGGCCGGCAACCTCCGGGCCCAGTCCAAGGTCCGGGAGTTCCTCCTCCAGTGGCTCCGCGTCAGCCCGGGGCCGGACCTCTCCAAGGACCCGAAGCTCTTCCCCGGCTTCACGCCGGAGGTGGCCTCCGACCTGAGGGTCTCCCTGGAGCTCTTCCTCGATGACGTCGTGTGGGGGGACGGGTCGAGCTTCCGCCGCCTCCTCCAGTCCGACGAGGTCTTCCTCAACGGCCGGCTCGCCGCCTTCTACGGGGCGAAGCTCCCCGCCGACGCCCCCTTCCAGAAGGTGAAGCTCGACGAGAAGGAGCGGGCGGGGCTGCTCACCCACCCGTACCTGATGGCGGCCTTCGCCTACACGGCCACGACGTCGCCGATCCATCGGGGCGTGCTCATGTACCGCGGCATCCTCGGGCGGACCCTGAGGCCGCCGCCGGCGGCCGTCGCGCCGCTGGCGCCGGACCTGCACGCGAGCCTGACCACGCGGGAGCGGGTGGCCCTGCAGACGAGCCCCAAGGACTGCCAGATGTGCCACGGGGCGATCAACCCGCTGGGCTACACGCTGGAGAACTTCGACGCCGTCGGCCGGTTCCGCAAGGACGAGCGCGGGAAGCCGATCGACGCCACGGGCACCTATCAGAGCCGCATGGGCGAGGCCGCGAGCTTCCGCGGGGCCCGCGAGCTGTCCAACTTCCTGGTCCGCAGCGACGAGGCCCACGCGGCGTTCGTCCGCCAGCTCTTCCACTATCTGGTCAAGCAGCCGATCCGCGCATTCTCCCCGAGCGAGGAGGACTCGCTCCGCGACTTCTTCGTCCGCCATGACGACAGCATCCGCGCCCTGATGGTCGAGATCGCGACGAGGGCCGCGCTGGCCCCCCGGGACCCCGGGGGCAAGCCGGCGTCCGTGCCGGTGGCCGCGAGCCACTGA